From Chryseobacterium sp. H1D6B, a single genomic window includes:
- a CDS encoding RidA family protein, with protein MEKRTVNPWIWQNERSYSQAVEVKNAESTLYCSGQAAIDPDGTSSSKDMKSQLQQAVANLETVIDAAGYECRNIVRLNIYTTSTKELWPHFPILQEWIVKHQIEQAVTMLEVTGLFETLTVELEATAVK; from the coding sequence ATGGAAAAAAGAACGGTAAACCCCTGGATCTGGCAGAACGAACGCAGCTATTCACAGGCTGTAGAAGTGAAAAACGCTGAAAGCACTTTATACTGCTCCGGCCAGGCAGCTATTGACCCCGATGGAACATCAAGCAGTAAAGACATGAAATCTCAGCTTCAGCAGGCTGTTGCTAATTTAGAAACAGTAATTGACGCCGCCGGATATGAATGTCGAAATATTGTACGATTAAATATCTATACGACTTCAACAAAAGAGCTCTGGCCTCATTTCCCTATTCTCCAGGAATGGATTGTAAAACATCAGATTGAACAAGCTGTTACGATGCTTGAAGTGACAGGATTATTTGAAACGTTGACAGTAGAGCTGGAAGCAACAGCTGTGAAATAA
- a CDS encoding DUF4236 domain-containing protein: MAWSFRKRIKIARGVHLNLSKSGVSTSVKVKRATLNFSKSGTKLTTSTSILGFGISYRYKFGKSKYS, from the coding sequence ATGGCCTGGAGCTTTAGAAAAAGAATCAAAATAGCACGCGGTGTGCATTTAAATCTCAGTAAAAGCGGCGTATCTACTTCTGTCAAGGTAAAAAGAGCTACTTTAAACTTCAGTAAATCCGGAACAAAGCTGACGACATCAACCTCTATTTTAGGATTCGGGATATCCTATAGATACAAGTTTGGAAAATCAAAATATTCTTAA
- a CDS encoding site-specific integrase, protein MNKTFNLLFFIKKNKIRTNGTAPIYLRITIDGKAADIAAKRYIDPQKWDVKAHKAVGNSQEAKTLNVYLKTLEQQVYDSHYQMLKDEDFVTSESLKSKLLGTDISTRMLIPIFQDHNDKVEALVGQDFAPGTLERYKTSLKHTQEFLISKYKTSDIDITKIDHAFIMDYDFWLRSVRKCANNTAVKYIKNFKKIIRLCMANGWLSKDPFLGYKAKLKVVERLYLTKEEIQTIYEKEFASDRLIQVRDIFLFSCYTGLAYVDVKKLSKSHVNIGIDGEQWIFTHRQKTDTSTRIPLLPLAQELILKYEDHPECVNSNVLFPVLSNQKMNSYLKEIVNVCGINKELTFHIARHTFATTVTLSNGVPIESVSKMLGHTNIKTTQHYAKIMDKKVSDDMAVLRNRLKLINK, encoded by the coding sequence ATGAACAAAACATTCAACCTGTTATTCTTTATAAAAAAGAATAAAATCAGAACAAACGGAACTGCTCCCATTTACTTACGAATCACTATAGATGGCAAGGCAGCGGACATTGCCGCTAAAAGGTACATCGACCCACAGAAATGGGATGTTAAAGCACATAAAGCAGTTGGCAACTCTCAGGAGGCGAAAACGCTTAATGTCTATCTTAAAACTTTGGAACAGCAAGTTTACGATTCTCACTACCAGATGCTGAAAGACGAAGACTTTGTAACATCAGAGAGTTTAAAATCTAAACTACTTGGAACCGATATTTCCACAAGAATGCTCATTCCTATTTTTCAGGATCACAATGATAAAGTAGAAGCTCTGGTTGGTCAGGATTTTGCGCCAGGAACATTGGAGCGTTATAAAACATCGTTAAAGCATACGCAGGAATTTCTAATCTCGAAATATAAAACTTCTGATATTGACATTACAAAGATCGACCACGCTTTCATAATGGATTATGATTTTTGGCTTCGTAGTGTTCGTAAATGTGCGAACAATACTGCGGTAAAATACATCAAGAATTTCAAAAAGATCATTCGGTTATGTATGGCGAATGGCTGGCTCTCCAAAGATCCTTTTCTAGGCTACAAAGCAAAGCTTAAGGTAGTGGAACGTCTATATCTTACCAAAGAGGAAATTCAAACGATTTATGAAAAGGAATTTGCATCAGATAGATTGATTCAGGTGCGTGATATTTTTCTTTTTAGTTGCTATACAGGTTTAGCGTATGTTGATGTAAAGAAATTGTCGAAATCTCACGTCAATATCGGAATAGATGGCGAACAATGGATATTCACACATCGTCAGAAAACCGACACCTCAACCAGGATTCCATTATTACCTTTAGCACAGGAACTGATTTTAAAATATGAAGACCACCCAGAATGTGTAAATTCAAATGTCTTGTTTCCCGTTCTCAGTAATCAAAAAATGAATTCCTATCTCAAAGAAATTGTGAATGTCTGTGGAATCAATAAAGAGCTGACGTTTCACATAGCAAGACATACTTTCGCAACTACCGTTACATTGTCTAATGGTGTTCCGATTGAAAGTGTAAGCAAAATGCTCGGACACACGAATATTAAGACCACTCAACATTATGCGAAGATCATGGATAAGAAAGTGAGTGATGATATGGCGGTTTTAAGAAATAGGCTAAAACTGATTAATAAATAA
- the vsr gene encoding DNA mismatch endonuclease Vsr — MADVHSKEIRSYNMSKIKAKDTKPEILVRKFLFSEGFRYRLHKKNLPGTPDIVLNKYKTVIFVHGCFWHGHDNCKYYVVPKTKTDWWLEKIGRNKLKDEDSINKLKNDGWKVIIIWECQLKITKREETLKKLIEELENK, encoded by the coding sequence ATGGCGGATGTACATTCCAAGGAAATAAGAAGTTATAATATGAGCAAAATAAAGGCTAAAGATACAAAACCTGAAATTTTGGTCAGAAAGTTTCTTTTTTCAGAAGGATTTCGCTATAGATTACATAAAAAAAATTTGCCAGGTACGCCAGATATCGTTTTGAATAAATATAAAACGGTAATATTTGTACATGGTTGTTTTTGGCACGGTCATGATAATTGTAAATATTATGTAGTTCCCAAGACGAAAACAGATTGGTGGCTCGAAAAGATAGGACGAAATAAGTTAAAAGATGAAGATAGCATTAATAAATTAAAAAATGATGGCTGGAAAGTAATTATTATTTGGGAATGCCAATTAAAAATAACAAAAAGAGAAGAAACTTTGAAGAAGTTAATTGAAGAGTTAGAAAATAAATGA
- a CDS encoding DNA cytosine methyltransferase, whose amino-acid sequence MKATIRYIDLFAGAGGLSEGFYSQGFIPVAHVEYDKAACFTLKTRLAFHFLKENGKIKLYYKYLKGEINRTQLYSYIPENVLKSVINAEIGAENKSIFDSIDNILQNETVDLIIGGPPCQAYSVVGRAPLKHKKDDERTRLYVQYGRFLKKYSPKMFVFENVPGILSAANGQYFRNLQSYYKRLGYKVEAQLLNSFDYGVVQHRQRVIIIGWKKELDFSYPTIPTVAKNYRDSIFSDLPLIKPGERKRIHKYRTKTNDYLQLNAIRNGIDFVTQHIARPHNEKDLMIYRLAIDYLEQGQRLKNDQIPEEMRTQKNISDFLDRFKVVDNEPHTMIAHIAKDGHHFIHPDKKQLRSISVREAARIQSFPDNFYFEGIKENQPRTSAFKQIGNAVPPLMAERIAEQIKSILDND is encoded by the coding sequence ATGAAAGCTACAATAAGATATATTGATTTGTTTGCCGGTGCAGGTGGTCTTTCTGAAGGCTTCTATTCACAGGGTTTTATACCTGTCGCTCATGTTGAGTATGATAAGGCAGCGTGTTTTACGTTGAAAACACGACTGGCATTTCATTTTCTTAAAGAAAATGGAAAAATAAAATTATATTATAAATATCTCAAAGGAGAAATAAACCGTACACAACTATACTCCTATATTCCAGAAAATGTATTAAAAAGTGTTATAAATGCTGAAATAGGAGCTGAAAATAAATCGATTTTCGATTCAATCGATAATATATTGCAAAATGAAACTGTGGATCTTATTATAGGTGGACCTCCGTGTCAGGCATATTCTGTTGTAGGAAGAGCTCCATTAAAACATAAGAAAGATGATGAAAGAACCAGGTTGTATGTTCAATATGGTAGATTTTTAAAAAAATATAGCCCTAAAATGTTCGTTTTTGAAAATGTTCCGGGAATATTATCTGCTGCAAATGGACAGTATTTTAGAAACCTTCAAAGCTATTATAAAAGGTTAGGCTACAAGGTGGAAGCTCAATTACTTAATTCATTTGACTACGGTGTAGTACAACATAGACAAAGAGTGATTATTATTGGATGGAAGAAAGAATTAGATTTTTCATATCCAACTATTCCTACTGTTGCTAAAAATTATAGAGATAGCATTTTTTCTGATCTTCCTTTAATAAAACCAGGAGAAAGAAAAAGAATTCATAAATACCGAACTAAAACAAATGATTATCTTCAATTGAATGCGATTAGAAATGGGATAGATTTTGTAACTCAGCATATTGCTCGTCCACACAATGAAAAAGATTTGATGATATATAGACTGGCAATAGATTATCTGGAACAAGGGCAAAGACTAAAAAATGACCAAATTCCTGAAGAGATGAGAACCCAAAAGAATATTTCAGACTTCCTGGATAGGTTTAAAGTGGTTGATAATGAGCCGCACACTATGATAGCACACATTGCAAAGGACGGGCATCATTTTATTCATCCTGATAAAAAACAACTTCGCTCTATATCTGTCCGAGAAGCTGCAAGAATTCAATCTTTTCCGGATAATTTTTATTTTGAAGGAATTAAAGAGAATCAACCTCGTACCTCTGCTTTCAAACAGATAGGAAATGCAGTACCTCCTTTAATGGCAGAAAGAATTGCAGAGCAAATAAAAAGTATACTTGATAATGACTGA
- a CDS encoding sensor histidine kinase, producing MTEDNNIKRHSFQPGAMSIIQMGEQLIGHPSTAINELVKNGYDADALSCKVYFSYSNILNESFAVIFDDGSGMDYETLFGDWLKPSVSSKRKVNSKSDKYKRNQLGSKGIGRLASMALGERVTVVTREKETIDYNWITVNREAFKEEKLLSEINFPGDTISDYSVLFRNGDIIEERQSNVNLSVISFLKKAKLESFRKGTLIIIESLDDSVLKILKEDHNQPELPNQTTPYETTSFYKALATLITPLSLNNEIQKELQEKGLIDSKKAVSPSKTEFSIYYGTNLLPDQDIDEIEWLPISPIPIQSVYNYRVYGKVSVEGDVYGYMSYKRLKNDSREEIFELSKSEIIDKKDIQPGLFDDTEENETGEYYFDIRIYDIGEKDNLENLSNEAKLKSAGQFRSVFKNFQGMRISKNGFGVKPYGDEVEDWIGLSKARVQDPGKNVNTNQILGYVFFYSPENDKLEEKTNREGFLENKAFQQVKVTMQGIFSLLGKKRYNYRLLQGLGRTPTSKHQRPDFEEYFSTLLNLNAGPDVIRYSQKFMNDVTTSMDNIEESLSFSERLASLGSGIELVYHEMAQPIAGLRTTKSSLDLKKAKVNSDVMENFVKDITNLTYATDVLAELRKSLQPAIGRTRNKKFIPSNTFLRVCNLYKSDIEEYKISVITDSRLEKHEINDLEYAFWIAFLNIVNNAVYWIKKTEKPGEIRFSMEKDAFIVSNSGPLINEDLINYIFDYGVTTRSEKNATGLGLAFTQSILSRNNWNISAENRENGPAFIIKKEFNG from the coding sequence ATGACTGAAGATAATAATATAAAAAGGCATTCTTTTCAGCCAGGGGCAATGTCTATAATACAAATGGGTGAGCAGCTTATTGGACATCCAAGTACCGCTATTAATGAATTGGTGAAGAATGGTTACGATGCAGATGCACTTTCATGCAAAGTTTATTTCTCATATTCAAATATTCTAAATGAATCTTTTGCTGTTATTTTCGATGATGGTTCAGGAATGGATTATGAAACCCTTTTTGGAGATTGGTTAAAGCCTTCTGTTAGCTCGAAAAGAAAAGTGAATAGTAAGAGTGATAAGTATAAAAGAAATCAACTCGGAAGTAAAGGGATTGGCAGATTGGCATCCATGGCACTTGGTGAAAGAGTTACAGTTGTTACTAGAGAAAAGGAAACGATAGATTATAATTGGATAACGGTTAATAGAGAAGCTTTTAAAGAAGAAAAATTATTGTCTGAAATTAACTTTCCGGGAGACACAATATCAGATTATTCCGTTTTATTTCGTAATGGGGATATTATAGAAGAAAGACAATCCAATGTAAATCTTTCTGTTATAAGTTTCTTAAAAAAAGCCAAACTAGAATCTTTTAGAAAAGGAACACTTATTATAATTGAATCATTAGATGATTCTGTTTTAAAAATATTAAAAGAAGATCATAATCAGCCTGAATTGCCTAATCAAACGACGCCTTACGAAACTACAAGTTTTTATAAAGCTCTGGCGACTCTTATTACTCCATTGAGCTTGAATAATGAAATTCAAAAAGAGTTACAAGAAAAAGGATTAATTGATAGTAAAAAAGCAGTTTCTCCTTCGAAAACCGAATTTTCTATATATTATGGAACTAATCTTTTACCAGACCAGGATATAGATGAAATTGAATGGCTTCCAATATCTCCTATTCCAATACAGTCTGTTTATAACTATAGAGTATATGGTAAGGTTTCGGTAGAAGGGGATGTCTATGGTTATATGTCCTATAAAAGATTAAAAAATGATAGTAGAGAAGAAATTTTTGAATTATCAAAAAGCGAAATTATAGATAAAAAAGATATTCAACCTGGTTTGTTCGATGATACAGAAGAAAATGAAACCGGGGAATATTATTTTGATATCCGAATTTATGATATAGGAGAAAAAGATAACTTAGAGAATCTTTCAAACGAAGCGAAACTTAAGAGTGCTGGACAGTTCAGATCTGTATTTAAGAATTTTCAAGGGATGAGAATTTCTAAAAATGGATTTGGTGTAAAACCTTATGGCGATGAAGTTGAAGATTGGATAGGGCTTTCAAAAGCCAGAGTACAAGATCCCGGTAAAAATGTCAATACTAATCAGATTTTGGGATATGTATTTTTCTATTCTCCTGAAAATGATAAACTTGAAGAAAAAACTAATAGAGAAGGTTTTCTAGAGAATAAAGCGTTTCAGCAAGTTAAAGTAACTATGCAAGGGATTTTTTCTTTACTTGGCAAGAAAAGATATAATTATAGACTATTACAAGGTTTAGGAAGAACACCTACTAGTAAGCATCAGCGACCTGATTTTGAAGAATACTTTAGTACTCTGCTTAATCTTAATGCCGGACCTGACGTGATAAGATATTCTCAGAAATTTATGAATGATGTGACGACATCAATGGATAATATTGAAGAGTCTCTTTCATTCTCAGAAAGATTGGCTTCACTTGGAAGCGGAATTGAATTGGTTTATCATGAAATGGCACAACCCATTGCTGGATTAAGAACTACAAAATCGTCACTGGACTTAAAGAAAGCAAAAGTCAATTCTGATGTTATGGAAAATTTTGTAAAAGATATAACTAATCTCACTTATGCTACTGATGTATTGGCTGAGCTAAGAAAATCTTTGCAGCCTGCCATAGGGAGGACTAGAAATAAGAAATTTATTCCTTCTAACACCTTTCTTAGGGTGTGTAATCTTTATAAATCAGATATTGAAGAATATAAAATATCGGTCATTACTGATTCCAGACTTGAAAAACATGAAATTAATGATTTGGAATATGCTTTTTGGATCGCATTTCTAAATATAGTTAATAATGCGGTGTATTGGATAAAAAAAACAGAAAAACCAGGTGAAATACGATTTAGTATGGAGAAAGATGCATTTATAGTAAGTAACTCAGGACCATTAATTAATGAAGATTTAATTAATTATATTTTTGATTATGGCGTCACTACTAGGTCTGAAAAAAATGCTACGGGATTGGGGCTTGCATTTACACAAAGTATTCTTAGCCGAAATAATTGGAATATTTCAGCAGAAAACAGAGAAAATGGACCAGCGTTTATTATTAAAAAAGAATTCAATGGATAG
- a CDS encoding HNH endonuclease, with protein sequence MSKNNWSYEEHIVAYNLYCKIPFTKINSNYGPIKELASIIGRTSGSVAMKLANFARLDPFQKARNVSGLSQGAKGEEIVWNEFNNNWEELVYKSEQILARYKNDSLEYSSDIITSDLPPLGKDREALVKVRVNQSFFRRAVIASYNFKCCITNIAIPDLLIAGHIIPWSVESEHRTNPANGLCLNALHDKAFDKGLMTITPDYEIKYSEKLLREIDKTDYENFFYPYQNKKIRLPQKFHPLAEFLEYHNSKIFMQ encoded by the coding sequence ATGTCAAAAAATAATTGGTCTTACGAGGAACATATCGTTGCTTACAATCTGTACTGCAAAATACCATTCACTAAAATTAACAGCAATTACGGACCCATTAAAGAACTTGCTTCAATAATAGGTAGGACAAGTGGCTCCGTTGCAATGAAATTAGCTAATTTCGCCAGACTTGATCCTTTTCAAAAGGCCAGAAATGTCTCTGGATTATCTCAAGGAGCGAAGGGTGAAGAAATAGTCTGGAATGAATTTAATAATAATTGGGAGGAGCTTGTGTATAAAAGTGAACAGATACTTGCTCGATACAAGAACGATTCGCTTGAATATTCTTCTGATATTATTACAAGTGATCTTCCTCCTCTGGGTAAAGACCGAGAGGCTCTTGTTAAGGTGCGGGTTAATCAATCATTTTTTAGGAGAGCTGTAATTGCATCATATAACTTTAAATGCTGTATTACTAACATTGCAATTCCTGATCTGCTTATTGCAGGACATATTATTCCTTGGTCTGTAGAAAGTGAGCATCGGACAAATCCAGCGAACGGTTTATGTCTTAATGCTCTTCATGACAAAGCATTTGATAAAGGTTTAATGACTATAACACCTGACTACGAAATTAAATACTCTGAAAAGCTTCTTAGAGAGATTGATAAAACAGACTATGAGAATTTTTTTTATCCATACCAAAATAAAAAAATTAGACTACCACAAAAATTTCATCCGTTAGCTGAATTTTTAGAATATCACAACTCTAAAATTTTCATGCAATAA
- a CDS encoding Cthe_2314 family HEPN domain-containing protein gives MNENESLELWKSFLNFLSNEYKTTQSHKDFNIEKNNHHLLSNEAKKGSKISKHLNLLSDLLEDLRKIKIFIRRYPFKKFYKENEINELDYIKYHYEVFLHKIHTILEVKKLAVNDFYNIGLKEKDCTWNNLRNQPKLKNSPLKLIIENYFKTFEHLIEHRNLNTHRAIFADEKNKNLSTDLLLYENAEKYGIELDDLILKLKPKFLIEYNIGVYKKEKLDYITSGIEAVEHYVKEFNYYSMLIFMKSLKNKNSLTK, from the coding sequence ATGAATGAAAATGAAAGTTTGGAACTATGGAAGTCATTTCTTAATTTTTTAAGTAATGAATATAAGACAACTCAGTCTCATAAAGATTTCAATATTGAAAAAAATAACCATCATCTACTTTCAAACGAAGCAAAAAAAGGTTCAAAAATTTCTAAACATCTAAATCTTCTAAGTGATTTACTTGAGGACTTGAGGAAAATAAAAATCTTCATTAGGCGATATCCCTTTAAAAAATTTTATAAAGAGAATGAGATTAATGAATTGGATTATATCAAATATCATTATGAAGTTTTTTTACATAAAATTCATACAATTCTAGAAGTTAAGAAATTAGCAGTAAATGATTTTTATAATATCGGTTTGAAAGAGAAAGATTGTACTTGGAATAACCTAAGAAACCAACCTAAATTAAAAAACTCTCCCTTAAAACTAATAATTGAAAATTATTTTAAAACTTTTGAACATTTAATTGAGCATCGTAATTTGAATACGCATAGAGCAATATTTGCTGATGAAAAAAATAAAAATCTAAGTACTGATTTATTGTTATATGAAAATGCTGAAAAATATGGTATTGAATTAGATGATTTAATTTTGAAATTAAAACCTAAATTTTTGATTGAATATAATATTGGAGTTTATAAAAAAGAAAAGTTGGATTACATAACCTCAGGAATTGAAGCTGTGGAGCATTATGTGAAAGAGTTTAATTATTATTCGATGCTAATATTTATGAAATCATTAAAAAATAAGAATAGTCTTACTAAATAA
- a CDS encoding FRG domain-containing protein, with the protein MSIKNIAEFITELKKIPKSKFSELYFRGHSDIDYQLVPGIYRTRNLINNEHNLFKEFLLRTSSDFLNDKSALEKLVKMQHYGLPTRLLDITTNPLVALYFTCSEKGKKDGNVIAFKIPKKDIKYYDSDTASIISNIAKRDNKFEINGIKGLTVKEFNDEDEIAYLIHEIKEEKSYFQSIIDEKDIERVIAVKVKQNNGRIIKQSGAFLLFGISGKKSIPAKIPNDWILNLDLKGVDFKIDNDSKDEILEELNVLGISEATLFPELDNQAKYLKKYYG; encoded by the coding sequence ATGTCAATAAAGAACATTGCTGAATTCATAACAGAATTAAAAAAAATCCCAAAGTCTAAATTTTCTGAATTATATTTTAGAGGACACTCTGATATTGATTATCAATTAGTACCTGGAATCTATAGAACCAGGAACCTAATTAATAATGAGCACAATCTCTTCAAAGAATTTTTATTGAGAACTTCATCAGATTTTCTTAACGATAAAAGCGCATTGGAAAAACTAGTAAAAATGCAACATTATGGTCTGCCAACAAGACTCTTAGATATAACAACTAATCCACTTGTTGCTCTTTATTTTACTTGCTCCGAAAAAGGAAAAAAAGATGGGAATGTTATTGCTTTTAAAATTCCTAAAAAGGACATTAAATATTACGACAGTGATACTGCAAGTATAATTTCCAATATTGCAAAAAGAGATAACAAATTTGAAATTAACGGAATTAAGGGACTTACTGTCAAAGAGTTTAATGATGAAGATGAAATTGCATATTTGATACACGAAATAAAGGAAGAAAAATCTTATTTTCAATCTATAATAGATGAAAAAGATATTGAGAGAGTTATTGCAGTAAAGGTTAAACAGAATAATGGTAGAATTATAAAACAAAGTGGAGCATTTTTATTATTTGGGATATCTGGAAAAAAAAGCATTCCTGCAAAAATTCCTAATGACTGGATTTTAAATTTGGATTTAAAAGGTGTAGATTTTAAAATTGATAATGATAGCAAGGATGAAATATTAGAAGAATTAAATGTTTTAGGAATAAGTGAAGCCACTTTATTTCCCGAGTTAGATAATCAGGCAAAATATCTAAAAAAGTATTATGGATAG
- a CDS encoding NYN domain-containing protein: MSEKKFNIAILIDGDNAQPKLLKETIEEVSKYGKATIRRIYGDWTSQTMNSWKNLINQHSINPIQKFSYTTGKNSTDGALIIDAMDILHSKNVEGFCIVSSDSDYTGLAKRIREEGLFVMGIGEKKTPQSFVQSCDIFTYTENITPKISETKEIKLKADKKVKVQKEVEDITKQIVKKKSILSEKDSETISKAFDISTDENEIAYISKVGGNIRKIDPSFDTRTYNFATLSKLFENIDGYEVIRNEVGALNHPLVKRR, encoded by the coding sequence ATGAGTGAAAAAAAATTTAATATAGCTATTTTGATTGATGGAGATAATGCGCAACCTAAATTATTAAAAGAAACAATTGAAGAAGTTTCAAAGTATGGGAAAGCTACAATCAGAAGAATTTATGGAGATTGGACATCTCAAACAATGAATTCCTGGAAAAATCTGATCAACCAACATTCAATCAACCCAATTCAAAAATTTTCATACACTACAGGAAAAAATTCAACAGATGGAGCATTGATTATAGATGCAATGGATATTTTGCACAGTAAAAATGTTGAAGGATTTTGTATAGTTTCAAGTGATAGTGATTACACAGGTTTAGCAAAGAGAATTAGGGAAGAAGGGTTATTTGTTATGGGAATTGGTGAAAAAAAAACACCTCAGTCTTTTGTGCAATCTTGTGATATTTTCACTTACACAGAAAATATTACTCCAAAAATTTCTGAGACAAAAGAAATTAAATTAAAAGCAGATAAAAAAGTAAAGGTTCAAAAAGAGGTTGAAGATATTACTAAACAAATAGTCAAAAAGAAAAGCATATTATCTGAAAAAGATAGTGAAACAATTTCTAAAGCATTCGACATTTCAACTGATGAAAATGAAATTGCATACATTTCAAAAGTTGGAGGAAATATCAGAAAAATTGATCCAAGCTTTGATACAAGAACATATAATTTTGCGACACTTTCAAAATTATTTGAAAATATAGATGGATACGAGGTGATTAGAAATGAAGTTGGTGCTTTAAATCATCCCTTGGTTAAAAGAAGATAA
- a CDS encoding helix-turn-helix transcriptional regulator → MPDKNTINRKNSLVNKHLCNFIEGKFLREYRNQQGEVISQNEYAKMCGITSSTISKLKLEEGYNIPMSTIYNILRHERYSLEKFFKEFESAKGINIPD, encoded by the coding sequence ATGCCAGATAAGAACACTATTAATAGGAAAAATTCGCTTGTAAATAAGCATTTGTGCAATTTTATTGAAGGCAAATTTTTACGCGAATATCGTAACCAACAAGGAGAAGTAATTTCACAAAATGAATATGCAAAAATGTGTGGCATAACTTCATCAACAATCTCAAAGTTAAAATTAGAAGAAGGATATAATATTCCAATGTCAACAATTTACAATATACTCCGACACGAGCGTTATTCATTAGAAAAGTTCTTCAAAGAATTTGAAAGTGCAAAAGGTATAAATATTCCAGATTAA
- a CDS encoding TlpA disulfide reductase family protein: protein MKNIFCRGILSLVFTFLGVNTTFAQKSSIKIGESLPESFWTTPLEVVNHSKKTINFNIDKDKLILLDFWATWCSACLKKFPEMEELKKKFSNKINIIAVTDQNRATIEKFFSSANGQRYKSVLSVVDDKMLTQMFPHTAVPFIVWIKDGKIINTTDGGQVNEQTITEVLKNETSSLQTVIQINRKRPLMLSENFELEKLSSIVGYNLFAKGRIRAIPFGSGFHRDGEIVYGRQFTNFSLMNIYRGISYELFRQSGDKFSDKRLINLTKNPEAIDFNTTTGGNFEKLYSIEYIVPKEEANNLYTGMLRYVNENSNYVASVEKKPVKCLVLRRTSSIDKIASKGSESIGNVLKAPYMLRNVGLDYLLSALEATNDITVLPVIDETHYLGKVDLKFSSFQDLKSIQKELSAYDLELVEIEKEIPMLVVKDK, encoded by the coding sequence ATGAAAAATATCTTTTGCAGGGGAATCCTGTCCCTTGTTTTTACTTTTCTGGGCGTCAACACAACATTTGCGCAGAAATCATCCATTAAGATCGGAGAATCTTTACCTGAAAGCTTCTGGACAACACCTTTAGAGGTAGTCAATCACTCCAAGAAAACCATCAATTTTAACATAGATAAAGACAAACTAATTCTGCTGGATTTCTGGGCTACCTGGTGCAGCGCTTGTCTGAAAAAATTTCCAGAAATGGAAGAACTGAAAAAGAAATTCAGTAATAAAATTAACATTATAGCAGTAACTGATCAGAATAGAGCAACGATTGAAAAATTCTTTAGCTCTGCCAACGGACAGCGTTACAAAAGTGTTTTATCGGTCGTGGACGACAAAATGCTCACCCAGATGTTTCCACATACTGCAGTCCCTTTTATTGTCTGGATAAAAGACGGAAAAATCATCAATACTACAGATGGCGGACAGGTCAACGAACAAACCATAACAGAGGTATTGAAAAATGAAACATCTTCTTTGCAGACCGTAATTCAGATCAACAGAAAACGTCCGCTGATGCTTTCTGAGAATTTTGAATTGGAAAAACTGAGCAGTATTGTTGGCTATAACCTTTTTGCTAAAGGTAGGATACGGGCAATTCCATTTGGTTCAGGTTTTCACAGGGATGGAGAAATCGTTTACGGAAGGCAGTTTACCAACTTTTCCCTAATGAATATCTACAGAGGTATTTCATATGAATTATTCCGTCAATCCGGGGATAAATTTTCGGATAAACGTCTGATAAATCTGACAAAAAACCCCGAAGCTATTGATTTCAATACCACAACCGGTGGAAATTTTGAGAAGCTGTACAGCATAGAATACATTGTTCCAAAAGAAGAGGCGAATAATCTGTACACCGGAATGCTGAGGTACGTCAATGAAAATTCCAATTATGTTGCTAGTGTCGAAAAGAAACCTGTTAAATGCTTAGTTCTGAGAAGGACTTCAAGTATTGACAAGATCGCATCGAAAGGTAGCGAATCTATCGGAAATGTACTAAAAGCTCCTTATATGCTCCGAAATGTCGGTCTTGATTATTTATTGTCCGCCTTAGAAGCTACTAATGATATTACAGTATTACCTGTAATAGATGAAACACATTATCTGGGAAAAGTCGATCTGAAATTCTCGAGTTTTCAAGATCTGAAAAGTATTCAAAAAGAACTTTCCGCATATGACCTTGAATTGGTTGAAATCGAAAAGGAAATACCGATGCTGGTAGTTAAGGACAAATAA